In Clostridia bacterium, the DNA window TACCGCCTGCACACCATCACCACCTCCAACGGCGGCAGCAAGGGTATGCTCGGCGGCGACCGCATCCAGGCGACGCTGGTCTTCGAAAAAATAGTCTGACCTTTTTGAAAAAGCGGTCTTTGCGCGCGCAAAGACCGCTTTTTCTCCGCGTTTTCGGTATTGACAAACACGCGATCTTGTTATAATATACATATATACAGATAAACGCGGCTGCGCCGCGAATAAGGAGGATATTTATGGCTAAATTTTGTATGAAGTGCGGCAATCCGCTCCAGGAAGGTCACAAGTTCTGTCTCAACTGCGGCGCTCCCGCCGCGCCCGTTGCGCCTGCTGCGCCCGCTGCGCCCGCGGGTCCGGTCTGCGCCAAGTGCGGCAATCCGATCCAGGAAGGCCACAAGTTCTGCCTCAACTGCGGAACTCCCGTTGCCGCCGCCCCGGTCGTTGAGGCCGCCGCTCCGGTAGTCGAGGCCGCCGCTCCCGTCGTGGAAGCCGCCGCTCCCGTCGTGGAAGCCGCCGCTCCGGTCGTTGAGGCCGCCGCCCCGGTAGTCGAGGCCGCTCCCGAAGCGCCGAAGGCGTGCGCCGTCGTCATCGCCGAGCTGAAGGACGCGGGCGCCCTCGAGGAGCTCGTCAACGGCAAGGCCGCCGAGGGTTACCGCCTCGTCGCCGCCGTTCCGAACGGAGTGAGCAATAAAGCCACGCTTTTCTTTGAGCTGAAGTAAAAGCGCGTCTTTTCGGTGCTTTTCGGCTTGTCGTCCTCGGCAGGCAATAGCCTAGCCGTCGTCCTTCCGCGCCGAAAATCATCCGAAAATTCGTCGCTTTTGAGCTTCCGTTAAACTTCGAACGCCTCCCTCAGACGAGGGAGGCGTCATTTTTTCGCGGGAAAAATGACGGAGGGAGGGAAAAGCCGTTCGCGTCAGCGAATATATCGCGCCGCCGATGCAGAGATTCCCTCCCCCTTCTTATTTCGGGCAACGCCCGAAATAAGAAGACAGCCCCCTCGTCTGAGGGGGCTGCCCGGGCGTGTCGTTATATTTCAAATTCTTCTTTATTATGCTCCTGCAGCTTCGGGGCCGGCATCGGGACGCGCTTGAACGGATCGTATTCATACTTTTTGCAGACGTCCGAGGAATATACCTGTCCCTTTTTGATGCAGAAGCATTTGCCGTCCTCCGTTTCCGCCGAGTGAGCGCAGAGGGCGCAGCTCGGCTCTACGCCTTCGCCGAGGCGAAGCTTGTTTTTCATCACGCGTTCCCCTTTCCGTAATAGTTCGCCAGACAGCCGGCGAGGATAATGTCGCGCTCCTGCGCCGTCATCGCGGGCAGGTTCAGGGTAATTTCACGGCGTTCGCCGTTTCTTATCACGACGGCGGGTATCTCCTCCGCGCCGGAGGCGACGAGCTCGCGGACGCGCGGGATATAAACGTAGTCGCCCTTCTCGAGCGAGTCTGTATCCTCGAACTCAAACGGCAGCATGCCCCAGTTGACGAGGTTGCTGCGGTAGCGCTTGGTCGCGTATTTGCGCGCGATATTCGCCTTGCCGCCGAGCACGCGCTGGCAGGACGCCGCCTGTTCGCGCGCGGAGCCGTCGCCGGGGCGCACCGCCACGAGCAGGCTCGCGACGCGGGTGGTCGCCGGATCGAACTGAGGCACGTCGCGCTTTATCTCATCCGCGGTAAGCGCGGAGATGCGTTCGCATTCCGGCACGTAGTCCGGCGCCTTGCGCGAGAGCGCGAAGCGCGCCAGCCGCAGCGGGTTGGAACGGTAGGAGGAGGTTTCACCCGACGGGATAAGCTCGTCGGTGGTGGTAACGCCGTCGCGCAGCGCGCAGGCGACGCGGAAAAGCATATTTTCGGCAAGGTCGTCCATCTCCGGCCAATCGGCGATGTTCGGGCCCTTCTCGAGCGCGGTCTCCGGCTTCGCGGCGCCGACGCCCTTGTAGACGCGCTTATCGTAGCTCGACGCGTCGAACTCGCAGCCGTACTCGCGCTCGGGGATGCCGAGCTCCGTCGCGGGAGTAAGCCGCCCGCCGTTCGCGGCGGTAGCCGCTATCGAGCGCGCGTCCATCAGCGCGACGAACGCCGACTGCCCCTCGCCGGGCTTGCTGCCCTCGCGGTTGGGGAAGTTGCGGGTGGTATGCCGCACCGAGAGCGTGCCGTTCGCGGGGATGTCGCCCGCGCCGAAGCAGGGGCCGCAGAAGGCGGTCTTCAGCACCGCGCCCTGCGCGATAAGCCGCTCCGCGACGCCGTTTTTCATCAGCCGCGCGTAGACCGGCTGGCTCGCGGGATAGAGCGAAAGCTCGCCGCGATTGCCGCCGAGCGCTTCGAGTATATCCGCCGCGGCGGCGAGGTTTTCGTAGCCGCCGCCCGCGCAGCCGGCGATTATATGCTGACGCGCGGTCAGCCGTCCGTCCTTCACGAGCGGGCGCAGGTCGCAGCCCCTCTCCGCCTGCGCGGCGAGGATATCGGCGGCGTTTTCGTTCAGCTCCTTTATCGTGAAGACGTTGGAGGGGTGGAACGGCAGCGCGATCATATTCTCGATCTTGTCGAGGTCGACTACTATCGCGCCGTCGTAGCACGCCGCGGGCGCGGGATCGAGCCGTTTATAGTCCTGCGGACGCCCGTGCGCCGTCAGGTATTCCTTTATCTTTTCGTCGGTGCGCCAGACGGACGAGAGGCAGGTCGTTTCCGTCGTCATGACGTCCACGCCGAAGCGGTATTCCGCGCTCATCGCGCCGACTCCCTCGCCGACGAACTCCATTATCTTATTCTTGACGAAGCCGTTCTCGAAGACCGCGCCGATGATCGCGAGCGCGACGTCCTGCGGGCCGACGCCCGCCTTGGGCGCGCCTTTGAGATAAACGCATATCACTTCCGGCTTCGCGACGTCGTAGGTCCTGCCGAGAAGCTGCTTGACCAGCTCGCCGCCGCCTTCGCCCACTCCGAGCGTGCCGAGCGCGCCGTAGCGCGTGTGGCTGTCGGAGCCGAGGATCATTTTTCCGCATCCGGCGTACATCTCGCGCATATACTGGTGAATGACCGCGACGTGCGGCGGGACGAACTCGCCGCCGTACTTCACCGCCGCGGAGAGCCCGAAGCGGTGGTCGTCTTCGTTGATCGTGCCGCCGACGGCGCATAAGCTGTTGTGGCAGTTGGTCAGCACGTAGGGTATCGGGAACTTATCCAGGCCGCTGATTCGCGCCGTCTGGATTATGCTGACGTAGGTTATGTCGTGGCTCGTCATCGCATCGAACTTCACGCGCAGCTGCTTTCCGTCGCCGGTATCGTGCGCCGCCAGAATGCGGTCCGCGATGCGGCCGGACGCCGCCGCCTCCGCGTCGAGCTGACACTCCGACGCCTTTTTAAGCTCCGTGCCGTTCAGCAGGAAGACTTTTTCATTTATAAGGGTTATTCCGTTCAATTTTTGCCTCCGTTCGGGATCTGAACGCGACCGAAACGCTTTAACATTTCAGCGCATTAAACACAAAAAGTTTTAATCATAATCTAATTGTAATTCATATTTGACAAAAAATCAACCCGCGCGCAAAAAAATGTTGCATATCGGGCGTTACGGTGCTATAATTCGTCTATAAAAATGAGTGTTTCCGATCGTGCGGCGCGGCCGCCGCGGGACGCCCTCAAGAAAGGAAGAATACTATGGAAATCAAAAACGCGTATCTTGCTGAGCTCTACGACCGCGTCGCGAAGCGCAACGCCGGCGAAAAAGAGTTCCTCCAGGCCGTGGGCGAGGTGCTCGAATCCCTCTCCCCCGTCGCCGACAAGCGTCAGGATCTGATCGACGCCGGCGTTTTCGACCGCATCGTCGAGCCGGAACGCTTCGTTCAGTTCCGCGTCGCGTGGGTTGACGACAGCGGCAAGGTGCAGGTCAACAGAGGCTACCGCGTGCAGTTCAACTCCGCGATCGGCCCCTATAAGGGCGGCCTGCGTCTGCATCCCTCCGTATGCGCCTCCGTCATCAAGTTCCTCGGCTTCGAGCAGGTCTTCAAGAACAGCCTGACCGGTCTGCCGATGGGCGGCGGCAAGGGCGGCAGCGACTTCGACCCGAAGGGCAAGAGCGACGGCGAGATCATGCGTTTTTGCCAGAGCTTTATGACCGAGCTGTGCCGCCACATCGGCGCGGACACGGACGTTCCCGCCGGCGATATCGGAGTCGGCGCACGTGAGATCGGATATCTCTTCGGCCAGTATAAGCGCATACGCAACGAATTCGTCGGCGTGCTGACCGGCAAGGGCCTGACCTACGGCGGCTCCCTCGCCAGAACGCAGGCGACCGGCTACGGCCTGTGCTACTTCGCCAAGTGTATGCTCGAGGGCGCCGGCAAGAGCTTCGACGGCAAGACCGTCGTCATCAGCGGCAGCGGCAACGTCGCCATCTACGCCTGCCAGAAGGCGCAGTCCTTCGGCGCGAAGGTCGTCGCGATGAGCGACTCCAACGGCTACGTTTACGATCCCGACGGCATCAAGTTCGACGTCGTGCGGCAGATCAAGGAGGTCGAGAGAGCCCGCATTTCCGAGTACGCAAAGCGCGTTCCGGGCGCGACCTACACCGAGGGCTGCAAGGGCATCTGGACGATCAAGTGCGACATCGCCCTCCCCTGCGCCACGCAGAACGAGATCGACGGCGAATCCGCCGCCATCCTCGTCAAGAACGGCTGCTTCGCGGTCGCCGAGGGCGCGAATATGCCCAGCACCCCCGAAGCCGTCGAGTGCTTCAAGGCCGCGGGCGTCCTCTTCGGACCCGCGAAGGCCGCCAACGCCGGCGGCGTCGCCACCAGCGGACTTGAGATGAGCCAGAACTCCCTGCGCCTTTCCTGGACCTTCGAGGAGGTCGACGAAAGACTGCACGGCATAATGAAGAACATCTACGCGAACGCCGTCGCCGCCGCCGCCGAATACGGCTGCGCGGGCGACCTCGTCGCGGGCGCGAACATCGCCGGCTTCCTGAAGGTCGCCGAGGCGATGAAGGCCCAGGGCGTCTGCTGACACCGTACAATTTACCCCGATCCGACGCCGGCGCTTTTTCAGCGCCGGCGCCGACGTATCCTTGACAAATATCGGGAAACATAGTATAATATGAAACAATAAACCGTAACCGACTACCGGAGGTGGCACAATGTTCGGACACAGATCTGACGGCAGAAAAATAAAGAGTCTCGACCCGCTGTTTTACGCGATCCCGCACCTTATGCCGAGGCGCGACGACTCGATGGTCTTCGCCGATATGAATATCGAAATGACCGAGCTCGACCGCTACGTCAAGGAAAAGCGCGCCGAATGCCCCGACATTTCTCACATGACCGTCATTATGGCGGCGATGGGCAGAGTCATGGCGGAAAAACCGTTTCTCAACCGCTTCATCATCGGCAGGCGCATCTACGCGAGAAAGTATATCAGCGTCTGCTATAACATACTGACCGAGTTCGGACCGGAAAACCCGCGCGAAGACATCATCAAGCTCTATTACGAGAACGGCGACGACGTCTTCAAAGTCACCAAGCGCGCCGCCGACGCGATAAAGAATATGCGCGAGACCGCCGCGAAAGCGCAGACGACCTCCGGTCTGGACAAGTTCCTGAAGCTCGTCTTCCATCTGCCGACCTTTATGATCTCCGGCGCGATCCGCTTCCTCTTCTTCCTTGACAGGCGCGGAATGCTGACGAAGTCGCTGCTGGATATTTCGCCGCTGCACTCCTCGATGTATCTGACGAACATGGCGTCGCTCGGCATGGGCAGCGTCAAGCACCACCTCTATGAAAACGGCACCGTCAGCCTCTTCCTCGCGCTCGGCAAGCGCGAGTTCACCCCCGTCTTCGACAGGGAGGGGCTCGAGAAGACGAAGCGCACGATGAACGTCACCTTCACCGTTGACGAGCGCATCTGCTCCGGATACGTTTTTTCACGCTGCCTGCGCTTGTTCGAGCACTACCTGCGCCATCCCGAA includes these proteins:
- the gdhA gene encoding NADP-specific glutamate dehydrogenase, which produces MEIKNAYLAELYDRVAKRNAGEKEFLQAVGEVLESLSPVADKRQDLIDAGVFDRIVEPERFVQFRVAWVDDSGKVQVNRGYRVQFNSAIGPYKGGLRLHPSVCASVIKFLGFEQVFKNSLTGLPMGGGKGGSDFDPKGKSDGEIMRFCQSFMTELCRHIGADTDVPAGDIGVGAREIGYLFGQYKRIRNEFVGVLTGKGLTYGGSLARTQATGYGLCYFAKCMLEGAGKSFDGKTVVISGSGNVAIYACQKAQSFGAKVVAMSDSNGYVYDPDGIKFDVVRQIKEVERARISEYAKRVPGATYTEGCKGIWTIKCDIALPCATQNEIDGESAAILVKNGCFAVAEGANMPSTPEAVECFKAAGVLFGPAKAANAGGVATSGLEMSQNSLRLSWTFEEVDERLHGIMKNIYANAVAAAAEYGCAGDLVAGANIAGFLKVAEAMKAQGVC
- a CDS encoding hydratase, which gives rise to MNGITLINEKVFLLNGTELKKASECQLDAEAAASGRIADRILAAHDTGDGKQLRVKFDAMTSHDITYVSIIQTARISGLDKFPIPYVLTNCHNSLCAVGGTINEDDHRFGLSAAVKYGGEFVPPHVAVIHQYMREMYAGCGKMILGSDSHTRYGALGTLGVGEGGGELVKQLLGRTYDVAKPEVICVYLKGAPKAGVGPQDVALAIIGAVFENGFVKNKIMEFVGEGVGAMSAEYRFGVDVMTTETTCLSSVWRTDEKIKEYLTAHGRPQDYKRLDPAPAACYDGAIVVDLDKIENMIALPFHPSNVFTIKELNENAADILAAQAERGCDLRPLVKDGRLTARQHIIAGCAGGGYENLAAAADILEALGGNRGELSLYPASQPVYARLMKNGVAERLIAQGAVLKTAFCGPCFGAGDIPANGTLSVRHTTRNFPNREGSKPGEGQSAFVALMDARSIAATAANGGRLTPATELGIPEREYGCEFDASSYDKRVYKGVGAAKPETALEKGPNIADWPEMDDLAENMLFRVACALRDGVTTTDELIPSGETSSYRSNPLRLARFALSRKAPDYVPECERISALTADEIKRDVPQFDPATTRVASLLVAVRPGDGSAREQAASCQRVLGGKANIARKYATKRYRSNLVNWGMLPFEFEDTDSLEKGDYVYIPRVRELVASGAEEIPAVVIRNGERREITLNLPAMTAQERDIILAGCLANYYGKGNA
- a CDS encoding 2-oxo acid dehydrogenase subunit E2, with the translated sequence MFGHRSDGRKIKSLDPLFYAIPHLMPRRDDSMVFADMNIEMTELDRYVKEKRAECPDISHMTVIMAAMGRVMAEKPFLNRFIIGRRIYARKYISVCYNILTEFGPENPREDIIKLYYENGDDVFKVTKRAADAIKNMRETAAKAQTTSGLDKFLKLVFHLPTFMISGAIRFLFFLDRRGMLTKSLLDISPLHSSMYLTNMASLGMGSVKHHLYENGTVSLFLALGKREFTPVFDREGLEKTKRTMNVTFTVDERICSGYVFSRCLRLFEHYLRHPEELEQPMEIRQDVK
- a CDS encoding zinc-ribbon domain-containing protein yields the protein MAKFCMKCGNPLQEGHKFCLNCGAPAAPVAPAAPAAPAGPVCAKCGNPIQEGHKFCLNCGTPVAAAPVVEAAAPVVEAAAPVVEAAAPVVEAAAPVVEAAAPVVEAAPEAPKACAVVIAELKDAGALEELVNGKAAEGYRLVAAVPNGVSNKATLFFELK